In Drosophila nasuta strain 15112-1781.00 chromosome 2R, ASM2355853v1, whole genome shotgun sequence, a single genomic region encodes these proteins:
- the LOC132786597 gene encoding protein bottleneck — protein MSISTFNFQFYNYKLPAAVPVIEATSFSELEMDIDEEEMTTAVAVAPITSTPLPAKQHLQHLPRPPTPRFTSELALAITGPEANVVATPKPIAKPLPELRPQLYKSQKRWSMELREKVLEMSKRNNGSDEHIPQFTLQQQQQRQEQQDCNATFTSSSHIADDDDVAAAGHDETTRSVSDKINFFNKLTNTFESARSTAQNTNNNNRFISLLRSSRPMGVATTGNGNGNIGLVPPPKPKRLAATTSATATSVPDVASYQFATPNAKPPTAYGNNGVQRKCSLRRKPSMEKSRATISRQNSNAATLRPQRHAMMEDLSLVVPVRLRIAEYEQRISMGA, from the coding sequence ATGAGCATTAGCACGTTCAACTTTCAATTCTACAACTACAAATTGCCCGCAGCAGTGCCGGTAATCGAAGCGACAAGCTTCAGCGAGCTTGAAATGGACATCGATGAGGAGGAAATGACgactgcagttgctgttgcacccATTACCTCGACTCCATTGCCAGCCAAGCAACACTTGCAGCATTTGCCGCGTCCGCCGACGCCACGCTTCACCAGCGAACTGGCATTGGCAATTACCGGACCAGAAGCGAATGTGGTGGCTACACCAAAACCGATAGCGAAGCCGCTGCCAGAGTTGCGACCGCAGCTTTACAAGAGCCAGAAGCGTTGGTCCATGGAGCTGCGAGAGAAAGTGCTGGAAATGTCCAAGCGCAACAACGGCTCCGATGAGCACATCCCACAATTCacattgcagcagcaacaacaacgacaggaACAACAGGATTGCAACGCTACATTCACTTCCAGCAGCCAcattgctgatgatgatgatgttgcggCCGCGGGTCATGATGAAACCACACGCAGTGTCAGCGACAAAATCAACTTCTTCAACAAGCTAACCAACACCTTTGAATCCGCTCGCAGCACTGCACaaaacactaacaacaacaatcgttTTATCTCGCTGCTGCGTTCCAGTCGTCCGATGGGCGTGGCCACCAcaggcaatggcaacggcaacatcGGTCTAGTGCCGCCACCTAAACCCAAACGCTTGGCTGccacaacatcagcaacagctacaTCAGTGCCTGATGTAGCGTCCTATCAGTTTGCCACTCCCAATGCAAAGCCGCCCACAGCCTATGGCAACAATGGCGTGCAACGCAAATGCTCATTGCGTCGCAAACCCTCAATGGAGAAATCGAGGGCGACCATTTCGCGTCAGAACTCAAATGCTGCAACGCTGCGACCACAACGTCACGCCATGATGGAGGACCTGAGTCTCGTTGTCCCTGTTCGCCTGCGCATTGCCGAGTACGAGCAGCGCATCTCAATGGGTGCATGA